From a region of the Calliphora vicina chromosome 4, idCalVici1.1, whole genome shotgun sequence genome:
- the Rrp4 gene encoding exosome complex component RRP4 — translation MSTSVNIKLALDRVNMDLLAQNQTNAPRLYTPGEVVTTQQGFMKGHGTYVEGDDIKASVAGVIEQVNKLVSIKPLKSRYVGEIGDVVVARITEVQQKRWKVNTNSRLDSVLLLSSVNLPGGELRRRVAEDEQAMRKYLQEGDLISAEVQNIYDEGTLSLYTRSLKYGKLSQGVLVKVFPSLVKRRKTHFHNLPCGASIILGNNGFIWISPLVNLEQDGGDGGFSQNLSEVIPRADREVITRLRNCILALSHCKMMLYDTSILYAYEESMKYEVHELLQQEAIFDVAFLTQHRLRLQEE, via the coding sequence atgtcCACAAGTGTGAATATAAAACTAGCCCTAGATCGTGTTAATATGGATTTGTTGGCCCAAAACCAAACAAATGCCCCCCGTTTGTATACACCAGGCGAGGTGGTTACAACCCAACAGGGTTTCATGAAGGGCCATGGCACCTATGTGGAGGGTGATGATATTAAAGCCTCGGTGGCCGGTGTGATAGAGCAAGTGAATAAATTGGTGTCCATAAAACCGTTGAAAAGTCGTTATGTCGGAGAAATTGGTGATGTGGTGGTGGCGCGCATCACAGAGGTGCAACAGAAAAGATGGAAAGTAAACACCAACTCCCGTTTAGATTCTGTACTACTGCTGTCTTCCGTAAATTTGCCGGGTGGTGAGCTGAGAAGACGTGTGGCTGAGGATGAACAAGCTATGCGTAAATACTTGCAAGAAGGTGATTTGATATCCGCTGAAGTACAAAATATTTACGATGAGGGCACTTTATCCCTGTACACCAGATCTTTAAAGTATGGCAAACTCTCGCAAGGTGTTCTGGTCAAGGTATTTCCCTCTTTGGTTAAAAGACGTAAGACACATTTTCACAATTTACCCTGTGGTGCCAGTATTATTTTGGGTAATAATGGTTTTATATGGATTTCTCCTTTGGTGAATTTGGAACAAGACGGCGGTGATGGTGGCTTCTCACAAAATCTTTCTGAGGTTATACCTCGTGCCGATCGTGAAGTTATTACACGTTTAAGAAATTGCATTTTGGCCTTGTCCCATTGTAAAATGATGTTGTACGACACTAGTATTTTGTATGCCTATGAAGAGTCTATGAAATATGAAGTGCATGAATTGCTGCAGCAAGAGGCCATATTTGATGTGGCCTTTTTGACGCAACATCGTTTGAGATTGCAAGAGGAATGA